A region of Micromonospora chokoriensis DNA encodes the following proteins:
- the wecB gene encoding non-hydrolyzing UDP-N-acetylglucosamine 2-epimerase: MCASRSTSREVLILAGTRPEGVKTAPLIRRLLDDPRFTVRVADTGQQPGRVAEALAPFGLHPELSLRPQRRTGSLAELAAALITGIDDLLTHHRPAAVVVQGDTTTALAGGTAAFWRRVPVVHLEAGLRTNDLERPFPEEANRAMLARIAALHLAPTRTARANLVGEGISPDAIVVTGNTVVDALHDLIARGTAPPPTWVDPGRKLVVSTVHRRENWGHGVAATVEGLRRLARRRADVEIVLVAHPNPQVREAVTTGLAGVANARVVPPLPYAQMVGLLRAADLVVTDSGGLQEEAATLGVPLLVTRDTTERPEALTAGGGELVGTDPERIVAAGIRHLDAARVAVATSPFGDGRASERSVVAMAGLLNLPTGRLVQRRRVVSSTASVSDN; this comes from the coding sequence ATGTGTGCGAGCAGGTCAACGTCACGAGAGGTCCTGATCCTGGCCGGCACCAGGCCGGAAGGGGTCAAGACCGCGCCTCTGATCCGCCGTCTCCTCGATGATCCGAGGTTCACGGTGCGGGTGGCGGATACCGGTCAACAGCCGGGACGCGTCGCTGAGGCACTCGCCCCGTTCGGTCTCCACCCGGAGCTGAGTCTGCGCCCCCAACGGCGTACCGGCTCACTCGCGGAGTTGGCCGCGGCACTGATCACGGGGATCGACGATCTGCTCACACACCACCGTCCAGCGGCGGTCGTGGTGCAGGGGGACACCACGACCGCCCTGGCCGGCGGGACGGCCGCGTTCTGGCGGCGCGTCCCCGTCGTACACCTGGAGGCCGGGCTGCGGACCAACGACCTGGAACGGCCGTTCCCGGAGGAGGCCAACCGGGCCATGCTCGCGCGGATCGCGGCGCTGCACCTGGCGCCGACCCGGACGGCCCGGGCGAACCTCGTCGGCGAGGGCATCTCCCCCGATGCCATCGTGGTGACCGGCAACACCGTCGTGGACGCTCTGCACGACCTCATCGCGCGGGGCACCGCGCCACCACCGACGTGGGTCGACCCGGGTCGCAAACTCGTCGTGTCCACAGTGCATCGGCGCGAGAACTGGGGTCACGGGGTCGCCGCGACGGTGGAGGGGCTGCGCCGCCTGGCACGCCGCCGCGCGGATGTCGAGATCGTGCTGGTCGCCCATCCCAACCCGCAGGTACGCGAGGCGGTCACCACCGGCCTGGCGGGCGTCGCCAACGCCCGGGTCGTCCCACCGTTGCCCTACGCGCAGATGGTCGGGCTGCTGCGGGCCGCCGACCTGGTCGTCACCGACTCGGGTGGACTCCAGGAGGAGGCCGCCACCCTCGGCGTTCCGTTGCTGGTCACCAGGGACACGACCGAACGGCCGGAGGCGTTGACGGCGGGTGGGGGCGAACTCGTCGGCACCGATCCCGAACGGATCGTGGCGGCCGGGATTCGGCACCTCGACGCGGCGCGCGTCGCCGTGGCCACCTCACCGTTCGGCGACGGGCGGGCCAGTGAGCGGTCGGTTGTCGCCATGGCGGGGCTGCTGAACCTGCCGACGGGCCGTCTGGTCCAACGCCGCCGGGTCGTCTCCTCGACAGCCAGCGTTTCGGACAACTAG
- a CDS encoding choice-of-anchor P family protein, translated as MPRVRSGLARTAAVLAGGLAMAVLAASPAMADTSQSSASALQISLLGGGLASSGTASATNDGTTESISGNQNPPLAVLGAQTVITAGVLVQNVRAFNDGTSAACAGVLGVGGTVTIGPGGSCLVTPGAGVSLVLGTNGLATIALVADAITSSCTATSSPSATGTTSLVNARITSTLLGIETTLLNLPANPPPNTGLSVPGLLDLTLNDQSSSGVGQLTVTALNLTALGGALAGVTVGTSSCGANAVAPPIPVIPLAGAPIALGIGALVAGTTGGFSLYRRRRAAARS; from the coding sequence ATGCCACGAGTTAGATCCGGCCTCGCCCGTACCGCCGCGGTGCTGGCCGGCGGCCTCGCCATGGCCGTCCTGGCGGCCTCTCCGGCCATGGCCGACACCTCCCAGTCCTCGGCCTCCGCACTACAGATCAGCCTGCTCGGCGGTGGCCTGGCCAGCTCCGGTACCGCGTCGGCCACGAACGACGGCACCACCGAGTCGATCTCCGGTAACCAGAATCCCCCACTCGCCGTCCTCGGCGCGCAGACCGTCATCACCGCCGGGGTGCTGGTCCAGAACGTCCGGGCCTTCAACGACGGCACCTCGGCGGCCTGCGCCGGCGTGCTCGGCGTCGGCGGCACGGTGACCATCGGCCCCGGCGGCTCCTGCCTCGTCACGCCCGGAGCCGGGGTGTCGCTGGTGCTGGGCACCAACGGCCTCGCCACCATCGCCCTGGTCGCCGACGCCATCACCTCGTCCTGCACGGCGACCAGCAGCCCGTCGGCGACGGGCACGACCAGCCTGGTCAACGCCCGGATCACCTCCACGCTGCTCGGCATCGAGACCACGCTGCTCAACCTGCCGGCCAACCCGCCGCCGAACACCGGGCTGAGCGTGCCGGGTCTGCTCGACCTGACCCTCAACGACCAGAGCAGCTCGGGCGTCGGTCAGCTCACCGTCACCGCGCTGAACCTGACGGCGCTCGGCGGGGCGCTGGCCGGGGTGACCGTCGGCACGTCGAGCTGCGGCGCCAACGCGGTCGCGCCGCCCATCCCGGTGATCCCGCTCGCCGGGGCACCGATCGCCCTGGGCATCGGCGCGCTCGTGGCCGGCACCACCGGCGGGTTCTCGCTCTACCGGCGTCGCCGCGCGGCTGCCCGGAGCTGA
- a CDS encoding glycosyltransferase family 2 protein has protein sequence MSTETQSLALLNTAAFLLCVSFCAYVLSILVFHLKTRRSRGGSPSGFDWHIIVPCRNEASVIGDTVRRLLSDFPSVTVWCVDDASDDGTLAELAAFADQPRVHVIQRHLPDARQGKGAALNAAWRRIEQWLPAHVDRTRVIVGVLDADSRLDPQGPVALSGRQYFGSADVGAVQVEVRMLQCAPRRYAPTTEVSGWGRLLIRLQDMEFRAPIAAMQSLRRRTGSVAMGGNGQFTRLSLLNEIADQHGTPWHGALLEDFELGLHILLAGGRTEYCAESWVAQEALTRIGPLVRQRTRWAQGSMQCGRYLGRVLRSPRIRNSATLEIAHFLAAPWTQLLGTPVYLACLIVMTWYIDNTTGGLSGWWSSGGWGVPPLVLVFGIGPFALWGIVYRARCEPQLSVSRALLLGVCHWLYSYAQSLAVWLAFARMVTARTDWQKTARAADPPPQPAPTRAVGRVAVPAQPRRAPPPRRSGRSDGPRSIRPPRHLAHLAHLATPTTDRPTIAHVRK, from the coding sequence GTGTCCACTGAGACGCAGTCCCTCGCGCTGCTCAACACCGCGGCATTCCTGCTGTGCGTCAGCTTCTGCGCGTACGTGCTGAGCATCCTGGTGTTCCACCTGAAGACCCGACGTAGCCGGGGCGGAAGTCCGAGCGGCTTCGACTGGCACATCATCGTGCCCTGCCGCAACGAGGCCTCCGTCATCGGCGACACGGTCCGGCGGCTGCTCAGCGACTTTCCCAGCGTCACCGTCTGGTGCGTCGACGACGCCTCCGACGACGGCACGCTCGCCGAACTGGCCGCCTTCGCCGACCAACCTCGCGTGCACGTGATTCAGCGGCACCTGCCGGACGCGCGGCAGGGCAAGGGCGCCGCGCTCAACGCCGCCTGGCGGCGGATCGAGCAGTGGCTGCCGGCGCACGTGGACCGCACCCGGGTCATCGTCGGCGTCCTGGACGCGGACAGTCGACTCGACCCGCAGGGCCCCGTCGCCCTCTCCGGACGGCAGTACTTCGGCTCGGCGGATGTCGGCGCGGTGCAGGTCGAGGTGCGGATGCTCCAGTGCGCGCCGCGACGGTACGCCCCGACGACCGAGGTCAGCGGTTGGGGACGACTGCTGATCCGGCTGCAGGACATGGAGTTCCGCGCGCCGATCGCCGCCATGCAGTCACTGCGTCGGCGGACCGGCAGCGTCGCGATGGGCGGCAACGGGCAGTTCACCCGGCTGTCCCTGCTCAACGAGATCGCCGACCAGCACGGCACACCGTGGCACGGCGCTCTGCTGGAGGACTTCGAGCTGGGTCTGCACATCCTGCTCGCCGGCGGGCGTACGGAGTACTGCGCGGAGAGCTGGGTGGCCCAGGAGGCACTGACCCGGATCGGTCCGCTGGTGCGCCAGCGCACCCGCTGGGCGCAGGGGTCGATGCAGTGTGGCCGCTACCTGGGTCGGGTGCTGCGCTCGCCGCGCATCCGCAACTCCGCCACCCTGGAGATCGCGCACTTCCTGGCCGCCCCGTGGACCCAACTGCTCGGCACGCCGGTCTATCTCGCCTGTCTGATCGTGATGACCTGGTACATCGACAACACCACTGGTGGCCTGTCGGGCTGGTGGAGCAGTGGCGGCTGGGGCGTACCCCCGCTGGTGCTCGTCTTCGGCATCGGGCCCTTCGCCCTGTGGGGCATCGTCTACCGGGCCCGGTGTGAGCCGCAGTTGTCGGTGTCCAGGGCGTTGCTGCTCGGCGTCTGCCACTGGCTGTACAGCTACGCCCAGTCGCTGGCGGTCTGGCTGGCCTTCGCCCGCATGGTGACCGCCCGCACCGACTGGCAGAAGACCGCTCGCGCCGCCGATCCGCCGCCCCAACCGGCCCCGACCCGGGCCGTGGGACGGGTGGCCGTGCCGGCCCAGCCGCGCAGAGCGCCACCACCGCGCAGGTCGGGCCGCTCCGACGGGCCCCGCTCGATCCGGCCACCCCGGCACCTCGCCCACCTGGCGCACCTCGCCACCCCCACCACAGACCGCCCCACAATCGCCCACGTCAGAAAGTAG
- a CDS encoding peptidase, which yields MYGVPTKGPHIGGGLAATGVAVQSWLLVGVGLVVLGLALWLVAMLGRER from the coding sequence ATGTACGGAGTACCCACCAAGGGGCCGCACATCGGCGGCGGTCTCGCCGCCACCGGAGTGGCCGTCCAGTCCTGGTTGCTGGTCGGCGTCGGGCTGGTCGTGCTCGGTCTGGCGCTGTGGCTGGTGGCCATGTTGGGCCGCGAGCGATGA
- a CDS encoding LCP family protein, with translation MVTENPRRVAAPATSRWRAMAGWKKAMIALVLMVGVLCAGLGAVGFGLKQRYEGRVQREDILGKGTVPHDERRWESGPLNLLLLGSDSRDGEPDQALYPGQRSDTIMLVHLNAGRDAATVVSIPRDSYVDVPAAGEVWSGGPNKINAAFAFGGAALAAETVAKLTGLPLDGVLVANFAAVRKLVDAVGGINVCLPYTVTSSDTGVTWPAGCHDLDGRAADDLIRQRHGVPGGDFGRIHDQQLVVRALAERVTATSLLTSPTRLDRVLTTAAESLIVDRDLDLADLALALRRVRPETVQFVTAPFSDPNLQTPAGSAVRLDEVRAPALFTALREDRVAQWLAANPQTPPAN, from the coding sequence ATGGTGACCGAAAACCCGCGCCGGGTGGCCGCGCCGGCGACGTCGAGGTGGCGGGCCATGGCGGGCTGGAAGAAGGCCATGATCGCCCTGGTGCTGATGGTCGGCGTGCTCTGCGCGGGCCTCGGCGCGGTCGGCTTCGGCCTGAAGCAGCGGTACGAGGGCCGGGTGCAGCGGGAGGACATCCTCGGCAAGGGCACCGTCCCCCACGACGAGCGTCGGTGGGAGTCGGGACCGCTCAACCTCCTGCTGCTCGGATCGGACTCCCGCGACGGCGAGCCGGACCAGGCCCTCTATCCGGGGCAGCGCTCGGACACCATCATGCTGGTGCACCTGAACGCCGGTCGGGACGCGGCCACCGTCGTCTCCATCCCCCGGGACAGCTACGTCGACGTGCCGGCCGCGGGGGAGGTCTGGTCCGGCGGACCCAACAAGATCAACGCGGCGTTCGCGTTCGGCGGTGCCGCGCTGGCCGCCGAGACGGTCGCCAAGCTCACCGGCCTGCCACTGGACGGCGTCCTGGTGGCCAACTTCGCCGCCGTCCGCAAACTCGTGGACGCGGTGGGGGGCATCAACGTCTGCCTGCCCTACACGGTCACGTCCTCGGACACGGGCGTCACCTGGCCCGCCGGCTGCCACGACCTGGACGGCAGGGCGGCCGACGACCTGATCCGGCAGCGTCACGGCGTACCCGGTGGCGACTTCGGCCGTATCCACGACCAGCAGCTGGTGGTGCGGGCGCTGGCCGAGCGGGTCACCGCGACCAGCCTGCTCACCAGTCCGACCCGACTCGACCGGGTGCTCACCACGGCCGCGGAGTCGCTGATCGTCGACCGGGACCTCGATCTGGCCGACCTCGCCCTCGCGCTGCGCCGCGTGCGGCCCGAGACCGTCCAGTTCGTCACCGCCCCCTTCAGCGACCCCAACCTCCAGACTCCGGCCGGGTCGGCGGTGCGGCTGGACGAGGTCCGCGCCCCGGCACTCTTCACCGCCCTGCGCGAGGACCGCGTCGCACAGTGGCTCGCGGCCAACCCGCAGACGCCACCGGCCAACTGA
- a CDS encoding TylF/MycF family methyltransferase, whose amino-acid sequence MSEMLVPTQASAPVLDDPRDLYCDLLKKALTRYVFRETWMPYHPRQGSLHGRLYQRGRHLLHRKGLELVLRFPFDEEARATGRDWPPEAETMIGLRRLDNLERCVKDVLARGVPGDLIETGVWRGGAVIFMRGMLRAYGDRERTVWVADSFRGLPKPDPRRVEDVEDALWQVPFLAVSLEQVKANFQRYGLLDDQVRFLKGWFSDTLPDAPVEKISVMRLDGDLYDSTMVALRSLYPKLSVGGYVIIDDYHAVRGCKQAVDDFRAEHGIVDELHQVDWTCRYWQRSR is encoded by the coding sequence ATGAGTGAGATGTTGGTGCCGACCCAGGCGTCCGCGCCGGTGTTGGACGACCCCCGCGACCTCTACTGTGACCTGCTCAAGAAGGCGCTGACCCGGTACGTCTTCCGCGAGACGTGGATGCCCTACCACCCCCGCCAGGGGTCCCTGCACGGTCGGCTCTACCAGCGCGGCCGACACCTGCTGCACCGCAAGGGCCTGGAGTTGGTGCTGCGGTTCCCGTTCGACGAGGAGGCACGGGCCACCGGTCGGGACTGGCCACCGGAGGCCGAGACCATGATCGGGCTGCGCCGGTTGGACAACCTGGAGCGGTGCGTCAAGGACGTGCTGGCGCGGGGAGTGCCCGGTGACCTGATCGAGACCGGCGTGTGGCGGGGCGGTGCGGTCATCTTCATGAGGGGGATGCTGCGCGCCTACGGTGACCGGGAGCGGACCGTGTGGGTCGCCGACTCGTTCCGTGGCCTGCCGAAGCCGGACCCGCGTCGCGTCGAGGACGTCGAGGACGCGCTGTGGCAGGTGCCCTTCCTCGCCGTGTCCCTGGAGCAGGTCAAGGCGAACTTCCAGCGGTACGGGCTGCTCGACGACCAGGTCCGCTTCCTCAAGGGCTGGTTCTCCGACACCCTGCCGGACGCGCCGGTGGAGAAGATCTCGGTGATGCGCCTCGACGGCGACCTCTACGACTCGACGATGGTGGCGCTCCGCTCGCTCTACCCGAAGCTGTCGGTCGGCGGCTACGTGATCATCGACGACTACCACGCCGTACGCGGCTGCAAGCAGGCCGTCGACGACTTCCGCGCCGAGCACGGCATTGTGGACGAACTGCACCAGGTCGACTGGACGTGCCGCTACTGGCAGCGGTCGCGGTAG
- a CDS encoding glycosyltransferase family 4 protein, translated as MHVLTTVVGKRTEHWTDLFDILCEQPDITLTVLAADVSPTTRRELALLARRHHRLRYHVVPHLLGESLTGHMASVLFRLPGQHDVTTTRPDILHVIGEAAYLTTWQALRLRQRCWAGVPTTLYAAQNVVTRFPVPFPRIERQSYLSVNHAFPITPAALRVLRVKGYRGPATIVPLGVDTRVFRPMPTDPAAHPFTVGFVGRFEPHKGVADLLRAAELIDCDVSLVGDGSLSGEIDRAAARRPGRVHRHGWAGHADLPALLNRMDALAMPSVEVVQRNTLPWIGIPLREQFGRVLVEAMACGVPVVGSDVGEIPYVVGDAGLVFPAGDVPALANRLARLRDDPALAGQLANRGLRRAGLDFGWDRIADTLCTTWRGLRSPTGLPRTTPAETGQPTREANAR; from the coding sequence ATGCACGTCCTGACAACCGTCGTCGGTAAGCGCACCGAGCACTGGACAGACCTGTTCGACATCCTGTGCGAACAGCCGGACATCACCCTGACCGTGCTCGCCGCCGACGTGTCACCGACGACACGACGCGAGCTGGCCCTTCTGGCCCGCCGACACCACCGGCTGCGGTACCACGTCGTCCCGCACCTGCTCGGCGAGTCGCTGACCGGGCACATGGCCTCGGTGCTGTTCCGGCTCCCCGGCCAGCACGACGTGACCACCACCCGCCCCGACATCCTGCACGTGATCGGCGAGGCGGCGTACCTCACCACCTGGCAGGCGCTGCGGCTGCGTCAACGGTGCTGGGCCGGGGTACCCACCACGTTGTACGCCGCGCAGAACGTGGTCACCCGGTTCCCGGTCCCGTTTCCCCGGATCGAGCGACAGTCCTACCTGTCGGTCAACCACGCCTTCCCGATCACCCCCGCGGCGCTGCGGGTGCTGCGGGTCAAGGGTTACCGGGGTCCGGCCACCATCGTGCCGCTCGGCGTGGACACCCGGGTCTTCCGCCCCATGCCCACCGATCCGGCCGCGCACCCGTTCACGGTCGGGTTCGTCGGACGGTTCGAGCCGCACAAGGGCGTGGCTGATCTGCTGCGCGCCGCCGAGCTGATCGACTGTGACGTGTCGCTGGTCGGGGACGGCAGCCTCAGCGGCGAGATCGACCGGGCGGCCGCACGTCGCCCCGGCCGGGTGCACCGGCACGGCTGGGCCGGGCACGCCGACCTGCCCGCGCTGCTGAACCGGATGGACGCGTTGGCGATGCCGTCGGTCGAGGTGGTGCAGCGCAACACCCTGCCGTGGATCGGCATCCCCCTTCGCGAACAGTTCGGCCGGGTCCTGGTCGAGGCCATGGCCTGCGGCGTACCCGTGGTGGGCAGCGACGTCGGCGAGATCCCCTACGTGGTGGGCGACGCCGGCCTCGTCTTTCCCGCCGGCGACGTCCCCGCGCTGGCGAACCGCCTCGCGCGGCTGCGCGACGATCCCGCCCTCGCCGGCCAGTTGGCGAACCGAGGGCTGCGCCGAGCCGGCCTGGACTTCGGTTGGGACCGCATCGCCGACACCCTCTGCACGACCTGGCGCGGGCTGCGGTCCCCGACCGGGCTCCCCCGCACAACGCCCGCCGAGACCGGGCAACCGACAAGAGAGGCGAACGCGAGATGA
- a CDS encoding glycosyltransferase family 2 protein, whose amino-acid sequence MSHAAATAIVVTHNSERQIVAALNALRQEGLPVRLVDNASSDGTVDLVRRHFPEVTVLVSPTNTGFASAVNRGAAGVDTDVVLLVNPDCVVTPGTVAELVRVMRSRPSVGIVGPRITDAHGRVAISAHRFESLVTVLASRFGGALVPVALRRLLSGRQRRAAYDACTRGAQPVAVDWLSGACLAVRTDLFTAIGGLDEGYFLYYEDEELCLQAARRGAEVLYVPSVTAVHTGGASSSDPAWIWPHLYRSMLRFFARHRAGTLHAVRGVVLLRALIGIGLAGVRMPLQPRAGTARLRAWTRVGRIAATRFETRGGA is encoded by the coding sequence ATGAGCCACGCCGCCGCCACCGCCATCGTGGTCACCCACAACTCGGAGCGACAGATCGTCGCCGCCCTGAACGCGTTACGGCAGGAGGGCCTGCCGGTCCGGCTGGTGGACAACGCCTCCTCCGACGGCACCGTCGACCTCGTCCGACGCCACTTCCCCGAGGTGACGGTCCTGGTCAGCCCGACGAACACCGGATTCGCCAGCGCCGTGAACCGGGGCGCGGCCGGAGTCGACACCGACGTCGTCCTCCTGGTCAACCCGGACTGCGTCGTCACACCGGGCACCGTGGCCGAGCTGGTCCGGGTGATGCGCAGTCGACCGTCGGTCGGCATCGTGGGACCGCGGATCACCGACGCGCACGGCCGGGTCGCGATCAGCGCCCACCGGTTCGAGTCCCTGGTCACGGTGCTGGCCAGCCGGTTCGGTGGGGCGCTGGTGCCGGTCGCGCTGCGACGACTGCTCAGCGGCCGACAGCGCAGGGCCGCCTACGACGCCTGCACGCGGGGGGCACAGCCGGTGGCGGTGGACTGGTTGTCCGGCGCCTGCCTGGCGGTGCGTACCGACCTGTTCACGGCGATCGGCGGCCTCGACGAGGGCTACTTCCTGTACTACGAGGACGAGGAGTTGTGCCTGCAGGCTGCCCGACGCGGCGCCGAGGTGCTGTACGTGCCCTCGGTGACCGCCGTGCACACCGGCGGCGCGAGCAGTTCCGACCCGGCCTGGATCTGGCCCCACCTGTACCGCAGCATGCTGCGGTTCTTCGCCCGCCACCGCGCCGGCACCCTGCACGCCGTGCGCGGCGTTGTGCTGCTGCGCGCGCTGATCGGCATCGGTCTGGCCGGAGTCCGGATGCCCCTCCAACCCCGGGCCGGGACGGCGCGACTGCGGGCCTGGACCCGCGTCGGCCGGATCGCGGCCACCCGCTTCGAGACGAGAGGAGGCGCCTGA
- a CDS encoding O-antigen ligase family protein yields MRIPIVAPTVLIGGAGLGAVVTVVTVLPGPIGLAAAVGVLSWGVFLLWPWTVLPVGIIGGAVVGAVLSGGDVRGYIAVKVLLLAAGGAALAVRHWLRVEERPRRTAADVGMLSLIGLTVVAATYGLAVGNQPEEVLVAAYQVATIPVYFFVATYTLTSGRRILAAGILYVALAAVFTAISVSAPGRHGGLITLMAIPALIWVAGRLRGWRRNGVLLLGGFFAVDVLLASYRGIWLAAALTILIMLVRGGRTVRAGLAATAVAAVAVAAVLALQPGVRERAGEISKGLTQSAGYRGVESSVGLNVFADQPLVGAGLGQTTPDIYLSGFTFTDVGPVYHAFYVTVLANLGLVGLLLVLWPILRGVRVGLRDRNGIALPFAALSCGFLAAAVFAAPTDGHWELGLLPALTLLTVRQGGERVRRLARPALSSRPLTRTGVTA; encoded by the coding sequence ATGAGGATACCCATCGTCGCGCCCACGGTGCTGATCGGCGGCGCCGGGCTGGGCGCCGTGGTCACCGTGGTCACCGTGCTGCCCGGGCCGATCGGCCTGGCCGCCGCCGTCGGAGTGCTGAGTTGGGGCGTGTTCCTGCTCTGGCCCTGGACCGTGCTGCCGGTCGGCATCATCGGCGGCGCCGTGGTCGGCGCCGTGCTCAGCGGCGGCGACGTGCGCGGGTACATCGCGGTGAAGGTGCTGCTGCTGGCCGCCGGCGGTGCGGCGCTCGCCGTACGCCACTGGCTGCGGGTGGAGGAGCGGCCCCGACGCACGGCCGCCGACGTGGGCATGCTGAGCCTGATCGGCTTGACGGTCGTCGCGGCCACCTACGGGCTGGCCGTCGGTAACCAACCGGAGGAGGTGCTGGTCGCCGCCTACCAGGTGGCCACCATCCCGGTGTACTTCTTCGTCGCCACGTACACCCTCACCTCGGGTCGTCGGATCCTGGCCGCCGGCATCCTGTACGTGGCCCTGGCGGCGGTCTTCACCGCCATCTCCGTCTCGGCCCCGGGGCGGCACGGCGGACTCATCACGCTCATGGCGATCCCCGCGCTGATCTGGGTCGCCGGGCGACTGCGGGGTTGGCGGCGGAACGGCGTCCTCCTGCTCGGCGGGTTCTTCGCCGTCGACGTGCTCCTCGCGTCGTACCGGGGAATCTGGCTCGCCGCCGCGCTGACCATCCTGATCATGCTGGTTCGCGGTGGTCGGACCGTCCGCGCGGGGCTCGCCGCCACCGCCGTCGCCGCCGTCGCGGTGGCAGCGGTCCTCGCCCTGCAACCAGGGGTACGGGAGCGGGCCGGCGAGATCAGCAAGGGGCTGACGCAGTCCGCCGGGTACCGGGGGGTGGAGTCCTCGGTCGGCCTGAACGTGTTCGCCGACCAGCCGCTGGTCGGGGCCGGCCTCGGACAGACGACGCCGGACATCTACCTGTCCGGCTTCACCTTCACCGACGTCGGCCCGGTCTACCACGCCTTCTACGTCACCGTGTTGGCCAACCTCGGTCTGGTCGGCCTCCTGCTGGTGCTCTGGCCGATCCTGCGTGGCGTCCGCGTCGGCCTGCGGGACCGGAACGGGATCGCGCTGCCGTTCGCCGCGCTGTCCTGCGGTTTCCTGGCTGCCGCCGTCTTCGCGGCGCCCACCGACGGGCACTGGGAGCTGGGTCTGCTGCCGGCGCTGACCCTCCTCACCGTGCGGCAGGGCGGTGAACGGGTCCGGCGGCTTGCCCGGCCTGCGCTGTCGAGCCGGCCGCTGACCCGGACGGGAGTCACGGCATGA
- a CDS encoding glycosyltransferase: MAERSARRVAASVGSAATDDRDWVVVFSGTPWANGAHRQHALARELTVDHRVLFVDPTGHLPRWRTRVRQVADGLWQCAGPALLPLGRHLPPVNRANRWFAALLLGRWFRRRAESPRLLWLDEDLAAPVAGQLDAAAVVYDATDLDWTFTRRWNRRHLRRALRSAVGAADLVLASSSALPERMPALEPAPVVLANGCDPEHFSPDGPVAPWLAGLRRPLIGYSGAVDTRAFDADLVAEVARAHPEWTFLLIGPSTRAGRAPLARLSNVEFVDAVGFADVPAVLRACDATIIPYRVGGLVDYVHPKKCYEYLALGKPVVATPLPALRPLADIVTLAGDPRSFAAALSVALDGGGCVEQATRRRAVAARNSWSTRGVQLRSLLAGLPR; this comes from the coding sequence GTGGCTGAGCGCTCGGCCCGCCGGGTGGCGGCGTCGGTGGGATCGGCGGCAACCGACGACAGGGACTGGGTGGTCGTCTTCAGCGGCACCCCGTGGGCGAACGGCGCGCACCGTCAGCACGCGCTGGCTCGGGAGCTGACCGTCGACCACCGGGTGCTCTTCGTCGACCCGACCGGGCACCTGCCCCGGTGGCGTACCCGCGTCCGGCAGGTGGCCGACGGTTTGTGGCAGTGCGCCGGGCCGGCGCTGCTTCCGCTCGGTCGCCACCTGCCGCCGGTCAACCGGGCCAACCGCTGGTTCGCCGCGCTCCTGCTCGGCCGCTGGTTCCGGCGGCGGGCCGAGTCGCCACGACTGCTGTGGCTGGACGAGGACCTGGCCGCGCCCGTCGCCGGCCAGCTGGACGCGGCCGCCGTGGTGTACGACGCCACCGACCTGGACTGGACGTTCACCCGACGCTGGAACCGCCGGCACCTTCGCCGTGCGCTGCGGTCCGCCGTCGGCGCCGCCGACCTGGTGCTCGCCTCGTCCAGCGCGCTGCCGGAACGGATGCCCGCCCTCGAACCCGCCCCGGTGGTGCTGGCCAACGGATGCGACCCGGAGCACTTCTCGCCCGACGGCCCGGTCGCTCCCTGGTTGGCCGGGCTGCGCCGACCACTGATCGGGTACAGCGGAGCTGTCGACACCCGAGCCTTCGACGCGGATCTGGTCGCCGAGGTCGCCCGGGCCCACCCGGAGTGGACCTTCCTGCTGATCGGTCCGTCCACCCGGGCCGGTCGCGCCCCGCTGGCACGGCTGTCCAACGTGGAGTTTGTCGACGCTGTCGGCTTCGCGGACGTGCCGGCCGTCCTGCGGGCCTGCGACGCCACCATCATCCCGTACCGGGTGGGCGGGTTGGTGGACTACGTGCATCCGAAGAAGTGCTACGAGTATCTCGCCCTCGGCAAGCCCGTCGTCGCGACGCCGTTGCCGGCGCTGCGCCCGCTGGCCGACATCGTCACGCTCGCCGGCGACCCGCGAAGCTTCGCCGCCGCGCTCAGCGTGGCGCTGGACGGCGGCGGTTGCGTGGAGCAGGCCACCCGACGCCGCGCGGTCGCCGCCCGCAACAGCTGGTCGACCCGGGGTGTGCAGTTGCGCTCCCTGCTCGCGGGGTTGCCCCGATGA